A region of Desulfobacterales bacterium DNA encodes the following proteins:
- a CDS encoding endonuclease domain-containing protein has protein sequence MLSTARHLRKNLTDAEQLLWRHIRGRQLKGYKFRRQSPVGKYIVDFVCFENRLVIELDGGQHARRRSYDHQREQWLHSQGFRVIRFWNHEVFQDIEAIKKVIIVNLTPHPDLPPQGGKEIDDSNSPFSSGRGARLL, from the coding sequence ATGCTCTCAACTGCCAGGCATCTGAGGAAAAATCTAACGGATGCCGAGCAATTGCTCTGGCGACACATTCGCGGCCGCCAGTTAAAGGGCTACAAGTTTCGCAGACAATCTCCCGTCGGAAAATATATTGTTGATTTTGTTTGTTTTGAAAATAGACTGGTCATTGAACTGGATGGAGGACAACATGCACGTCGACGCAGTTATGACCATCAACGTGAACAATGGCTTCATTCTCAAGGATTTAGAGTGATAAGGTTCTGGAACCATGAGGTCTTTCAAGATATTGAGGCTATAAAAAAGGTTATTATTGTGAATTTAACCCCCCATCCTGACCTTCCCCCACAAGGGGGGAAGGAAATTGATGATAGTAATTCTCCTTTTTCATCAGGTAGGGGCGCAAGACTGCTATAG
- a CDS encoding ATPase, T2SS/T4P/T4SS family: MRIKKRLGEMLIEGGLLTEEQLNHAIANQKRTNLKLGQFLVREGVVSGSQIVDQISKQLRVKKYTPDKYPVDMELARVVPVEMAQKHQVVPLRKTRYLLTVAMTDPMDINTLDAIEVHTNTEVETVICTDQEMNQLIGSLYGTYSGIGGVLEDMEYEKEEEAERALLTEDVEVGSLQDMAEEAPVVRLVNSILAQAVREGASDVHISPEKDYVQVRFRVDGKLHDVPAPPKAMMLPIVSRIKILANMDIALSRVPQDGRFTIKMDNKEINIRTSTLPTIYGENMVIRLLDTSSGVYSLEHLGMSAPDRDKIESMVVKPYGMILCTGPTGSGKSTTVYSMLKKINKPDINIITLEDPVEYRMEKIRQIQFNRKAGMTFASGLRSVMRQDPDVIMVGEIRDPETASIAVQAALTGHRVLSTVHTNDAAGAITRFIDMGIEPFLVSSVMLISVAQRLVRRICDYCKKPYQPPQKALESWGLDKVEGATFMQGTGCFNCMDKGFKGRSGIYEVLVIDDMVQEMILNRRSAQEITRAARQAGTLTTLMEDAAAKVLEGVTTLEEAASAIMA; the protein is encoded by the coding sequence GTGAGAATCAAAAAGAGACTGGGCGAGATGCTCATAGAGGGCGGGCTGCTGACGGAAGAACAGCTTAACCATGCCATAGCCAATCAAAAGCGGACCAACCTGAAGCTGGGGCAGTTTCTGGTGCGCGAGGGCGTTGTCAGCGGTTCCCAGATCGTCGATCAGATCTCGAAACAATTGCGGGTTAAAAAATATACACCCGATAAGTATCCGGTTGATATGGAACTGGCCCGGGTTGTCCCTGTGGAAATGGCTCAGAAGCACCAGGTGGTACCTCTCCGGAAAACCCGTTACCTGCTGACCGTAGCCATGACCGACCCCATGGATATCAATACGCTGGATGCCATTGAAGTCCATACCAATACGGAAGTAGAGACGGTTATTTGTACGGATCAGGAAATGAACCAGTTGATCGGCAGCCTGTATGGCACCTATTCCGGTATCGGCGGCGTTTTGGAAGATATGGAGTATGAAAAGGAAGAGGAGGCCGAACGGGCTTTGCTGACAGAGGATGTGGAAGTCGGATCGCTCCAGGACATGGCTGAAGAGGCGCCGGTTGTCCGTTTAGTGAACTCGATTCTCGCCCAGGCGGTACGGGAAGGGGCCAGCGATGTGCATATCAGTCCGGAAAAGGACTATGTCCAAGTTCGGTTCAGGGTTGACGGCAAGCTGCACGACGTGCCGGCGCCGCCCAAGGCCATGATGCTCCCGATCGTTTCCAGAATTAAGATCCTGGCCAATATGGACATCGCGTTATCAAGGGTGCCCCAGGACGGCCGCTTTACGATTAAGATGGATAATAAGGAAATCAATATCCGCACCTCCACCCTGCCGACCATCTATGGCGAAAACATGGTTATCCGGCTGCTGGACACCAGCTCCGGCGTTTACTCGCTGGAGCACCTCGGTATGTCCGCACCCGACAGGGATAAGATCGAATCCATGGTAGTTAAACCTTATGGCATGATTCTTTGTACCGGCCCGACAGGCAGCGGCAAAAGCACCACGGTCTATTCCATGCTGAAAAAAATCAACAAGCCGGATATCAACATTATTACGCTGGAAGACCCGGTGGAATACCGGATGGAAAAAATTAGGCAGATTCAATTCAATCGCAAAGCCGGCATGACGTTTGCCAGCGGGCTCCGGTCCGTCATGCGGCAGGACCCGGATGTGATCATGGTGGGTGAAATTCGAGACCCTGAAACCGCAAGCATTGCCGTGCAGGCAGCCCTGACAGGTCACCGGGTTTTGAGTACGGTACATACCAATGACGCTGCCGGGGCCATTACCCGCTTCATCGATATGGGGATCGAACCTTTTCTGGTCTCTTCCGTTATGCTGATTTCGGTTGCCCAGCGACTGGTACGGCGGATTTGCGATTATTGCAAAAAACCCTACCAGCCGCCCCAGAAGGCCTTGGAATCATGGGGTTTGGACAAGGTTGAGGGCGCCACTTTCATGCAGGGGACCGGCTGTTTCAACTGCATGGACAAGGGGTTCAAGGGGCGTTCCGGGATTTACGAAGTTTTGGTAATCGATGACATGGTTCAGGAGATGATTTTAAACCGGCGCTCGGCCCAGGAGATCACCCGGGCCGCACGTCAGGCCGGGACCCTGACGACACTCATGGAAGATGCCGCTGCAAAGGTTCTGGAAGGTGTCACAACCCTTGAAGAAGCAGCCTCGGCTATTATGGCGTGA